The proteins below are encoded in one region of Sulfolobus islandicus Y.N.15.51:
- the cyoE gene encoding heme o synthase, translating to MSLQQKIKAYLKLGKLGVVSLLDLAAVAGAFLAYKHGISLLPIIPMFIGGTLASMGAMIINSGIEIDRDKVMSRTSKRPTVVGYVNRKEAIIVGSLLAILGTALGFIDNILTAFFIALGVVIYIFVYTILLKPRTWLNIVIGGFAGSAAAWAGYTSLTNSLTLEGFLLGFLIFMWTPGHFWSLALKYREDYVNAHYPMLPAVVGITTSARAIAISNALMIPIVLLLGYYINLIALIAFSILSLFLMFLSYRLILNPTKEEAIKSFIFSNIYLMLILLIMIIVKLI from the coding sequence ATGAGTTTACAGCAGAAAATAAAGGCTTATTTAAAGTTGGGTAAACTTGGGGTAGTAAGCTTACTTGATTTAGCAGCAGTTGCTGGGGCTTTTTTAGCTTACAAACATGGCATTTCACTTTTACCAATAATTCCTATGTTCATTGGAGGTACTTTAGCGTCGATGGGAGCTATGATAATTAATAGTGGGATTGAAATAGATAGAGATAAAGTAATGTCTAGAACGTCAAAGAGACCTACAGTAGTTGGCTATGTCAATAGGAAGGAAGCTATAATAGTTGGTTCACTTCTAGCAATTTTAGGTACGGCATTAGGTTTTATAGACAATATTTTGACTGCTTTCTTTATAGCATTAGGTGTAGTAATATATATATTCGTATATACAATCTTATTGAAACCTAGGACTTGGCTAAATATAGTAATAGGTGGATTTGCTGGCAGCGCTGCAGCTTGGGCTGGTTACACGTCCTTAACAAATTCTTTAACTTTAGAAGGATTTCTTTTAGGTTTTCTAATATTTATGTGGACTCCTGGCCATTTCTGGTCGTTGGCATTGAAGTATAGAGAAGATTATGTTAACGCACATTATCCCATGCTGCCTGCTGTGGTTGGAATAACAACTTCTGCAAGGGCAATAGCAATTTCTAATGCCTTAATGATTCCCATTGTACTTTTGCTAGGATACTATATTAATCTAATAGCGCTTATAGCATTTTCCATTTTAAGTTTATTTCTAATGTTTCTTTCTTATAGGTTAATACTTAATCCAACTAAAGAAGAAGCAATTAAATCGTTTATATTTTCAAACATTTACCTAATGCTAATACTTTTAATTATGATAATAGTCAAACTAATATGA
- the amrS gene encoding AmmeMemoRadiSam system radical SAM enzyme — translation MTKEAVLYKKEDSRIRCLACARKCLIGEGQTGFCGVRSVRNGKLHLDVYGKIAAAHIDPIEKKPLVHFNPGSKVFSFSTYGCNWMCMYCQNYDISQRRKAEGVELSPEEIVELAMGYDVDGMTYTYNEPAIFAEFAHDVGIVAKKHGLFNTMVSNGYWTLDLVDYVRNFLDAVTIDFKGNGEQKFLRRYTGATSAEPIIETASELSKKRIHVEITDLIIPQIGDDIEAAKQLLTKLYDQLGADIPIHFLRFHPDYKLNYLPWTPVEILERHYKLAKELGFKFVYIGNIPGHPYENTYCPNCGNLVIRRYSFDILEWHLTEDMRCKFCGYKLPIKGKLSRHAFKERFETVFI, via the coding sequence ATGACTAAAGAAGCAGTATTATATAAAAAAGAGGATAGTAGAATTCGTTGTTTGGCTTGCGCTAGAAAGTGCTTAATAGGGGAAGGGCAAACGGGATTCTGTGGCGTGAGATCAGTTAGAAATGGAAAATTACACCTTGATGTTTATGGTAAAATAGCCGCTGCTCATATAGACCCTATAGAGAAGAAACCTTTAGTTCACTTTAACCCAGGGTCAAAGGTTTTCTCGTTTTCCACATATGGATGTAACTGGATGTGTATGTATTGCCAGAATTACGATATAAGCCAGAGGCGTAAGGCTGAGGGAGTAGAGCTATCACCAGAAGAGATCGTTGAACTAGCCATGGGATACGATGTAGATGGAATGACGTATACTTATAATGAACCGGCAATATTCGCAGAATTTGCTCATGACGTGGGTATAGTAGCCAAGAAACACGGTCTATTTAATACTATGGTATCAAATGGATATTGGACACTTGATCTTGTGGATTATGTAAGGAACTTTTTAGATGCTGTTACAATTGACTTTAAGGGAAATGGAGAACAGAAATTTTTAAGAAGATATACTGGCGCTACATCTGCAGAACCCATTATTGAAACTGCTAGTGAGTTATCTAAAAAGCGGATTCACGTGGAAATTACAGACTTGATAATACCTCAAATAGGGGATGATATAGAAGCCGCAAAACAACTTTTAACTAAATTGTACGATCAATTAGGCGCAGACATACCAATCCATTTCTTAAGATTCCACCCTGACTATAAGTTAAATTACTTACCGTGGACTCCAGTTGAGATCTTAGAGAGACATTATAAATTAGCAAAGGAACTAGGTTTCAAATTCGTTTACATAGGAAATATCCCTGGACATCCATATGAAAATACATATTGCCCAAACTGCGGTAATTTAGTAATAAGAAGATATAGTTTCGATATTCTAGAATGGCATCTAACTGAGGATATGAGGTGTAAATTCTGTGGATATAAGTTACCTATAAAAGGAAAGTTATCTAGACACGCATTTAAGGAAAGATTTGAGACAGTATTTATTTAG
- a CDS encoding TldD/PmbA family protein yields MYDKLISRAKLMGISLEIFSLKLKEYTISKEKFYIPENVEEIGYGIRVIDDKSRMGYIYMKKLDENTLEQALKISKLGEPDKANVLPQKQPINKMSDYEVNPDVIKDVMISLRELEENVNLTTISASAINYEVSIFNTEGVEVREKRGVYLVQAVASKNTPEVYEILVSKDPKIPVNKLKENLLEKIKIMENRERLEGKRDVVFTQKALNELLSTALPKLFSARSFHKGTTPFKLGEIINEGLEIIDDPLDSSLPFSRSFDDEGNPSKVVNITDKGEVRSPLTNSYWSVKLTIENTSSASRQLDSIVPSYTIPPSIGSSNIVIRHNNVESDIEDNSVVVDQLEGVNTIDYSCGDFSLIANVSWLNEKGNKTGLKEVMITGNIKQLLKNLVSSSKDVENYGKIISGKLRVSDLSIS; encoded by the coding sequence ATGTACGATAAGCTAATTTCACGGGCGAAATTGATGGGAATTTCCCTAGAAATTTTCTCTCTGAAGCTAAAGGAGTATACGATATCTAAAGAGAAATTCTACATTCCGGAAAACGTTGAGGAAATTGGTTACGGAATAAGAGTAATTGACGATAAGTCGAGAATGGGTTATATTTATATGAAAAAGCTTGATGAAAACACATTAGAGCAAGCGTTAAAAATATCTAAACTTGGAGAGCCAGATAAGGCGAATGTATTGCCACAGAAACAACCTATAAACAAAATGAGTGACTACGAGGTAAATCCTGATGTTATAAAAGATGTAATGATAAGCCTAAGAGAACTGGAGGAAAACGTAAACTTAACTACTATTTCAGCTTCTGCAATAAATTATGAGGTTTCTATATTCAATACAGAGGGAGTTGAGGTTAGGGAGAAGCGAGGAGTATATTTAGTTCAAGCAGTAGCTAGTAAAAACACGCCAGAAGTTTATGAAATTCTTGTCTCTAAGGATCCTAAAATACCTGTCAATAAATTGAAGGAAAATCTCTTAGAAAAAATAAAAATAATGGAAAACAGGGAGAGGCTTGAGGGAAAACGTGATGTTGTATTCACTCAAAAAGCATTAAACGAATTGCTTTCTACGGCATTACCAAAACTATTTTCAGCAAGAAGTTTCCACAAGGGGACTACTCCATTTAAGTTAGGAGAGATAATAAATGAAGGCTTAGAAATTATTGATGACCCTTTAGATTCATCCCTGCCTTTTAGTAGATCCTTTGATGATGAAGGAAATCCTTCAAAAGTGGTCAATATTACCGATAAAGGGGAAGTTAGATCACCATTAACAAATTCCTACTGGTCAGTAAAATTAACAATTGAAAATACTAGTTCAGCATCAAGACAATTAGACTCAATAGTACCATCTTATACAATCCCTCCCTCAATTGGTTCTAGTAATATAGTTATAAGGCATAATAACGTTGAATCAGATATAGAGGATAATAGTGTAGTTGTTGATCAACTTGAAGGAGTAAATACAATTGACTATAGTTGTGGTGATTTTAGCCTTATAGCAAATGTGAGCTGGTTAAACGAAAAGGGTAATAAGACAGGATTGAAAGAAGTCATGATTACTGGTAATATTAAACAACTTCTGAAAAATCTAGTAAGTTCTTCAAAGGATGTAGAAAATTATGGGAAAATAATTAGTGGAAAATTAAGAGTAAGTGACCTTTCAATATCATAA
- a CDS encoding L-threonylcarbamoyladenylate synthase, which translates to MTEVLKVDPLYPELDKIKKAASVIKAGGTVVFPTETVYGLGANALDAEAVKKIFIAKNRPMDNPLIVHISNIDQLYEVAKDIPEKIINIVKIVWPGPLTFVLKKTDKVPKETTGGLDTIAVRMPAHPVALALINESDVPIAAPSANLATKPSPTKAEHVIDDLFGKVDVVLDSGETFFGVESTVINVTVDPPVLLRPGPFSVEELERIFGKIIIPEQAKGTGEFSVALAPGMKYKHYAPTKKFLVVENRGILRDVIKELREKGYRVVFLCAHEVCKQFQEEKIEIIELGSENNLYEISRNLFDSFRKLDKSNADIGIIHSVSERGIGLAIMNRTRKASGFSSIYSIEDVWKYVGNKTQ; encoded by the coding sequence ATGACTGAAGTACTTAAGGTGGATCCATTATATCCGGAATTGGATAAAATAAAAAAGGCTGCCAGTGTAATAAAAGCAGGTGGTACTGTAGTCTTTCCTACAGAAACTGTTTATGGATTAGGCGCAAATGCATTAGATGCAGAAGCTGTTAAAAAGATATTTATCGCAAAAAATAGGCCTATGGATAATCCTCTCATAGTCCATATATCAAATATAGATCAGCTTTATGAGGTAGCTAAAGATATACCAGAAAAAATAATTAATATAGTGAAGATAGTGTGGCCGGGACCATTAACATTTGTCTTAAAGAAAACTGATAAAGTTCCTAAAGAGACTACTGGTGGATTAGATACAATAGCAGTAAGAATGCCAGCTCATCCAGTTGCTTTAGCTTTGATAAATGAAAGTGACGTACCAATAGCAGCACCAAGTGCTAATTTAGCGACAAAACCTAGCCCTACTAAGGCAGAGCATGTGATTGATGATTTATTTGGAAAAGTAGATGTAGTATTAGATTCCGGAGAAACGTTTTTTGGCGTCGAATCAACTGTTATAAACGTTACTGTCGACCCTCCAGTACTTTTAAGGCCTGGCCCATTTAGTGTCGAAGAGCTGGAAAGGATATTTGGAAAGATCATTATTCCAGAGCAAGCTAAAGGTACAGGTGAATTTAGTGTTGCCTTAGCTCCAGGGATGAAATATAAGCATTATGCACCTACAAAAAAGTTCCTAGTAGTTGAGAACAGAGGTATATTACGCGATGTTATCAAAGAATTACGAGAAAAGGGTTATAGGGTAGTTTTTTTATGTGCACATGAGGTCTGTAAGCAATTTCAAGAAGAAAAGATTGAAATAATAGAGCTTGGAAGTGAAAATAACCTCTATGAGATCTCTAGAAACTTGTTTGACAGCTTTAGAAAGTTGGATAAGTCCAATGCAGATATTGGAATTATTCATAGTGTTAGTGAGAGAGGAATAGGACTGGCGATAATGAATAGGACAAGAAAGGCATCTGGCTTCTCTTCAATTTATAGTATAGAGGATGTGTGGAAATATGTTGGTAATAAGACTCAATAA
- a CDS encoding homoserine dehydrogenase, translated as MKLLLIGYGNVGKAFRRLLHEKRDSYPILQNVEIAGMLTRQGLMVGDKENFSPDKQITVLEAIDFINPDVIVDMSAPNYKDGEPSVSAYIKALSRKIHVITVNKAPLALKFREIFEVAERTGAKIGFQGTVMSGTPSINLFRIQPVAEVSRIRGILNGTTNYILTRIYEGLSFNEALKEAKEKGYAEEDPTLDLNGFDAAAKLTILSNFIMNRSIRLGDFKFKGITEISNEEIRRAKSEGKKIKLIAYADNYIIQVSPQIIGPQDPLYYIDGVENALEIQNEIQRIIIRGPGAGPTNAAYGALTDLVLLLEGCL; from the coding sequence ATGAAGTTACTTTTAATCGGATATGGAAATGTTGGAAAGGCATTTAGAAGACTGCTACATGAAAAGAGAGATAGTTATCCAATATTGCAAAATGTTGAGATAGCAGGGATGCTAACTAGGCAGGGATTAATGGTTGGGGATAAGGAGAATTTCTCTCCAGATAAGCAAATAACTGTATTAGAAGCAATTGATTTCATAAACCCAGATGTTATTGTTGATATGTCTGCACCTAATTATAAAGATGGTGAGCCGTCCGTTAGCGCTTACATAAAGGCATTGTCAAGAAAAATTCACGTGATAACAGTAAATAAAGCACCATTAGCACTAAAGTTTAGGGAAATATTTGAAGTTGCTGAGAGAACTGGTGCTAAAATTGGATTCCAAGGAACTGTGATGAGTGGTACTCCTTCCATAAATCTCTTTAGGATTCAACCAGTAGCTGAGGTCTCTAGGATTAGGGGTATCCTTAATGGTACCACAAACTATATTTTGACTAGGATTTATGAAGGGTTAAGTTTTAATGAAGCCTTGAAAGAGGCTAAAGAAAAAGGTTATGCAGAGGAAGACCCAACTTTAGATCTTAATGGGTTTGATGCTGCAGCTAAACTGACAATTTTATCAAATTTTATTATGAACAGAAGCATAAGACTAGGTGACTTCAAGTTCAAGGGAATAACTGAGATTAGTAATGAAGAGATTAGAAGAGCTAAAAGTGAAGGTAAGAAAATAAAATTAATAGCCTATGCGGATAACTATATAATACAAGTATCTCCTCAAATTATAGGTCCACAAGATCCATTATATTATATAGACGGAGTTGAAAATGCTCTAGAAATTCAAAATGAAATACAGAGGATAATTATTAGAGGTCCAGGGGCAGGTCCAACAAATGCTGCATATGGTGCTCTTACAGATTTGGTGTTATTATTGGAAGGATGTTTATGA
- a CDS encoding enoyl-CoA hydratase/isomerase family protein encodes METIIVREEPPVEWIILNRPDKLNSINVKMVEEIGSALRQNINNDKIKVIIFTGSGKAFSAGADISQFKELDPVKAWEFATKGRELMDYIERYPKPTIAMINGYALGGGLELALSCDLRIASQNAELGLPEINLGIYPGFGGTQRLVRLIGKGRALEIIMLGDRIKADYAERIGLVNRVVESSSLEKEVRELALKLAEKPQTAIRLIKTVVNYGNDGPILSGLTLESLGWGIAFATEEEKKRVNEFLSKRSK; translated from the coding sequence ATGGAGACAATAATCGTAAGAGAAGAACCCCCAGTAGAGTGGATAATATTAAATAGACCAGATAAGCTAAATTCAATTAATGTAAAGATGGTAGAGGAAATTGGAAGTGCACTAAGGCAAAATATAAATAATGATAAAATTAAGGTTATCATATTTACGGGTTCTGGAAAGGCTTTTTCAGCTGGGGCTGATATCTCTCAGTTTAAAGAATTGGACCCAGTTAAAGCGTGGGAATTTGCTACAAAGGGAAGAGAATTAATGGACTATATAGAGAGGTATCCTAAGCCTACTATAGCCATGATAAATGGATATGCACTAGGCGGAGGTTTAGAACTGGCATTGAGTTGTGATCTTAGAATTGCTTCCCAAAATGCGGAACTAGGATTGCCGGAAATCAATTTAGGAATCTATCCAGGGTTCGGTGGTACTCAGAGATTAGTTAGGCTAATTGGAAAAGGGAGGGCATTAGAAATTATCATGTTAGGTGATAGAATAAAAGCGGATTATGCGGAGAGAATTGGTCTTGTAAATAGAGTCGTAGAATCTTCATCACTTGAAAAAGAAGTAAGGGAGTTAGCTTTAAAACTTGCAGAAAAACCACAAACGGCTATAAGATTAATTAAGACTGTAGTAAATTACGGTAATGATGGCCCAATACTTAGTGGTTTAACGTTAGAAAGCTTAGGGTGGGGTATTGCGTTCGCTACAGAGGAAGAGAAGAAAAGAGTTAATGAGTTCCTTTCAAAAAGGTCTAAATAA
- a CDS encoding biotin--[acetyl-CoA-carboxylase] ligase, translating into MLVIRLNKVTSTQDFAEAISNMLYEDFLIIAEEQTKARGRLGRSWYSPKGGLWFTYVKKNFRTEVIQLSGLKVAVAVLDVLRKFVDAKIRWPNDIVVRDKKIAGILIEAKTYEDNINLSDLFIGVGIDVAVKEFPSDVNATSLHLELRKEVELSIDEVITKIDEYLNVDNKKAVDIVNQFLSLKDRDVILKGENWEKKCKALFVDYMGRLITECGIYEVEDVHRVETL; encoded by the coding sequence ATGTTGGTAATAAGACTCAATAAGGTTACATCTACACAAGATTTCGCAGAGGCTATTAGTAATATGTTATATGAAGATTTTTTGATAATTGCAGAAGAGCAAACTAAAGCAAGAGGAAGATTAGGGAGAAGTTGGTATTCTCCTAAAGGTGGGCTATGGTTTACTTATGTTAAAAAGAACTTTAGAACGGAAGTGATTCAGTTATCTGGTTTGAAAGTTGCCGTTGCAGTTCTAGATGTTTTAAGAAAGTTTGTTGACGCAAAGATAAGATGGCCAAATGATATAGTGGTTCGTGATAAGAAAATTGCAGGCATCTTAATTGAGGCCAAGACTTATGAAGACAACATTAACTTGTCTGATCTCTTCATAGGTGTTGGTATAGATGTAGCAGTAAAGGAATTTCCAAGCGATGTAAATGCTACTTCTTTGCATTTAGAACTAAGAAAGGAAGTAGAACTAAGTATAGATGAGGTGATAACAAAAATAGATGAGTATCTAAACGTTGATAATAAAAAAGCGGTAGATATTGTGAATCAGTTTCTTTCGCTCAAGGATAGAGACGTAATACTCAAAGGTGAAAATTGGGAAAAGAAGTGTAAAGCGTTATTTGTAGATTATATGGGGAGACTTATAACAGAATGTGGAATATATGAAGTTGAAGATGTGCACAGAGTAGAAACTTTATGA
- a CDS encoding DUF309 domain-containing protein has protein sequence MMSRVLLFYKRGIFNDDLKKFLRINNINVVDVRIGKYIEVDIIDDPKKVISLIGEPLFMVTEINGTFKQLFYDMRFWECHEILEEKWRKAENKYEKNFLQSIILLCASLIKYLKGEVDVSDMLMEKALSLISDLPQELLPLLYISLGLNT, from the coding sequence ATGATGAGTAGGGTTTTATTGTTCTACAAGAGGGGGATATTTAACGATGACCTAAAGAAATTTTTGAGGATTAATAATATTAATGTGGTAGACGTTAGGATAGGGAAATATATCGAGGTAGATATAATAGATGATCCTAAAAAAGTCATATCCTTAATTGGCGAACCATTATTTATGGTTACCGAGATCAATGGCACGTTTAAACAGTTATTTTACGACATGAGATTTTGGGAATGTCATGAGATTTTAGAGGAAAAATGGAGAAAAGCAGAAAATAAATACGAGAAAAATTTTTTGCAATCAATAATTTTGCTTTGCGCCTCCTTAATTAAGTATCTAAAAGGTGAAGTTGACGTCTCTGACATGTTGATGGAAAAAGCTTTATCTCTTATATCCGATCTTCCTCAAGAACTCCTTCCTCTCTTGTATATCAGCCTCGGACTCAACACCTAA
- a CDS encoding B3/B4 domain-containing protein, giving the protein MKRLSISDDVIKLGVFVAMAEVSNVDARFSQQALDDMIKNVEEKYRSQDPEYLKNDSVVRAYRDFYWRIGIDPTKTRPSGEALRRRLARGNRFPRINIVVDIGNIVSVETLVPIGLYDREKVMGDLHLVMSKGSEEFLGLGKKTEKLDKGIPILVDDEGKVLHIYPHRDSILTSITPDVKNVIIVGAGVPNIDENLVKYAVDRVADLLEKICKGKREYDTVVIK; this is encoded by the coding sequence ATGAAAAGACTTAGTATTTCGGATGATGTCATAAAGTTAGGGGTTTTTGTTGCAATGGCAGAAGTGAGTAATGTAGACGCTAGATTCTCTCAACAAGCCTTGGATGATATGATTAAAAACGTTGAAGAAAAGTATCGTTCTCAAGACCCAGAGTATTTAAAAAATGATTCCGTAGTTAGGGCTTACAGGGATTTTTATTGGAGGATAGGAATAGATCCAACTAAAACTAGGCCAAGTGGCGAGGCTCTTAGAAGGAGATTAGCCAGGGGGAATAGATTTCCTAGAATTAATATAGTTGTTGATATAGGTAATATAGTGAGTGTTGAAACTTTAGTTCCCATAGGTTTATATGATAGGGAAAAAGTAATGGGTGATTTACATTTAGTAATGTCTAAAGGTAGTGAGGAGTTTTTAGGTTTAGGTAAAAAAACGGAAAAGTTAGATAAGGGAATACCAATACTAGTTGATGATGAAGGTAAGGTTCTTCACATATATCCCCATAGGGACTCGATCTTGACTAGTATAACTCCAGATGTTAAAAACGTTATTATAGTTGGTGCTGGAGTTCCCAATATCGATGAAAATCTAGTCAAATATGCAGTAGATCGCGTAGCAGATTTATTAGAAAAGATATGTAAAGGAAAGAGAGAGTATGATACTGTGGTGATTAAATGA
- a CDS encoding adenosine-specific kinase, with amino-acid sequence MSVKIDVVRIDIPEGTNVIIGQSHFIKTVEDLYETLSSSSPNLKFGIAFNEASSKRLVRYDGNDQELIKLAIENVKKIGAGHVFVIYLKNGYPINVLNRIKNVEEVVRIFAATANPLQVIVAETDQGRGIIGVVDGYTPLGVESEADIQERKEFLRKIGYKR; translated from the coding sequence ATGAGCGTAAAAATAGATGTTGTAAGAATAGATATACCAGAAGGGACTAACGTAATTATAGGCCAATCTCACTTTATTAAAACAGTCGAAGACTTATATGAAACCCTATCGTCAAGTAGTCCTAATTTAAAGTTTGGTATAGCGTTCAATGAAGCAAGCAGTAAAAGACTTGTAAGATATGATGGAAATGACCAAGAGCTAATTAAGCTTGCAATTGAGAATGTAAAGAAAATAGGTGCAGGCCACGTTTTTGTAATCTATCTAAAGAATGGGTATCCCATTAACGTGCTAAATAGAATAAAAAACGTAGAGGAAGTTGTTAGAATATTCGCAGCTACAGCTAATCCATTACAAGTTATAGTAGCTGAAACCGATCAAGGAAGAGGCATAATTGGTGTAGTAGATGGATACACCCCCTTAGGTGTTGAGTCCGAGGCTGATATACAAGAGAGGAAGGAGTTCTTGAGGAAGATCGGATATAAGAGATAA
- the tldD gene encoding zinc metalloprotease TldD: protein MMFKYIKRGEELGASFVDIRYEKTASNEFTITDDRKYVTSGNDEGYSIRILYNRNWGFKVSDRIDNSTIEEAVNSAFGDERVNIVYLPSKHDTIKIGKEVNKSKEEMSEDLNKIAKQIANLHPSIRSYNLNYYDETIHKEYYSSEDREIILDENISSLNIYVIAREGDTIVDTAENLTTHMGYVVDVFDINEVLEKLSRRIENQLRGKTPKAGEYPVVLAPEVVGVFLHEAIGHLSEADVAISGILYELRGKKIGEDFLNISDVPSIDNPNSTIVYYDDEGVEGREVKIIEKGVLKEFMTNRYYSAYLGEPPTGNGRTQSYNDFPLPRMRNVYMKPGNNTLSELFEGIKEGYYLGSAIGGETSSDGTFQFAIQEGYRIENGEIKEPVRNIGFSGNTLTTLSMIDMISKDFGMSAGYCEKNGQEVNVSEGGPHVRIKSLKVGGYVR from the coding sequence ATGATGTTTAAGTACATTAAAAGGGGAGAGGAGCTAGGAGCTTCATTTGTTGATATTAGATATGAAAAAACAGCAAGTAATGAATTTACAATTACAGATGATAGAAAATATGTAACTTCTGGTAATGACGAGGGTTATTCAATTAGAATATTATACAATAGAAATTGGGGGTTTAAGGTAAGTGATAGAATTGATAACAGTACAATAGAAGAAGCAGTAAATTCAGCTTTTGGCGATGAAAGAGTTAACATAGTGTATTTACCTTCAAAACATGATACTATTAAGATTGGAAAGGAGGTAAATAAATCAAAAGAGGAAATGAGTGAAGACTTAAATAAGATCGCAAAACAAATAGCTAACCTTCACCCTAGCATAAGGTCATATAATTTAAACTATTATGACGAGACCATCCACAAGGAGTATTATAGTTCTGAGGATAGGGAAATAATATTAGATGAAAACATTTCTAGCCTAAACATATATGTTATTGCTAGAGAGGGTGACACAATAGTCGATACTGCTGAGAACTTAACAACTCACATGGGATATGTAGTTGACGTATTTGATATAAACGAAGTGCTTGAGAAGCTTTCACGTAGAATTGAAAATCAACTAAGGGGAAAAACTCCTAAAGCGGGAGAATATCCAGTTGTTTTAGCCCCAGAAGTGGTTGGAGTATTTTTACATGAGGCTATAGGACATTTAAGTGAGGCAGATGTCGCAATAAGTGGAATACTATATGAATTAAGAGGAAAGAAAATAGGTGAGGATTTCCTAAACATTTCAGATGTGCCTAGTATTGATAATCCAAACTCTACAATAGTGTATTATGATGATGAGGGAGTTGAGGGAAGAGAAGTTAAAATTATAGAGAAAGGTGTTTTAAAGGAATTCATGACTAATAGATATTATTCAGCCTATTTAGGGGAACCCCCAACGGGAAATGGAAGAACCCAAAGCTATAACGATTTTCCACTACCTAGGATGAGGAACGTTTACATGAAGCCCGGTAACAATACGTTAAGTGAGTTATTTGAAGGAATTAAGGAAGGTTATTATTTGGGATCAGCAATTGGTGGAGAGACTAGTAGCGATGGAACATTTCAATTTGCAATACAAGAAGGTTATAGAATAGAGAATGGGGAAATTAAAGAACCGGTAAGAAATATAGGGTTTTCTGGAAATACGTTAACTACGTTAAGTATGATAGATATGATTTCAAAGGATTTCGGAATGTCAGCTGGATATTGTGAAAAGAATGGACAAGAAGTCAATGTTAGTGAAGGGGGTCCTCACGTAAGAATAAAGAGCTTGAAGGTAGGGGGATATGTACGATAA
- a CDS encoding CopG family ribbon-helix-helix protein — MSAEKISISLPKELYRELEDFITRKGIPDRSKIFQIALRNYLDENREGTEIIYGIINLVYDHEEASEALTEIQHEYKDNIISTLHLHVNERLCIEAIAVKGEKSKLVELNNRLGQIRGILKARLLISFPYEKT; from the coding sequence ATGAGTGCTGAAAAGATAAGTATTTCCTTACCAAAGGAACTTTATAGGGAACTAGAGGACTTCATTACCCGAAAAGGTATACCAGATAGATCTAAAATATTTCAGATAGCTTTGAGAAATTACCTAGATGAGAATAGGGAAGGCACTGAGATAATTTATGGTATTATAAATCTGGTATACGATCATGAGGAAGCCTCTGAAGCCTTAACCGAAATTCAACATGAGTACAAGGATAATATAATTTCCACATTACATTTGCACGTTAATGAAAGGTTATGTATAGAAGCCATAGCTGTAAAGGGAGAGAAAAGTAAGCTTGTTGAGTTAAACAATAGGTTAGGTCAAATTAGGGGAATTCTTAAAGCCAGGCTACTAATATCTTTTCCTTATGAAAAGACTTAG
- a CDS encoding VIT1/CCC1 transporter family protein has translation MASKLYEALKYVVKYELKSSIRRYIVLGAFDGILLSLSILLAGVISHINLTSISLSIYSGIIATAISSTWNALVVELGEKKTELEKIEKQVLKSLKGTIYDYSAKIAAVLAAIAHGISPFVGLLVFYSYVYSHDSMLSLSVGMLSLAVLGLLYGEGIKAKIYTMVQLIVAGIITALITLLVIK, from the coding sequence GTGGCAAGTAAGTTATATGAAGCATTAAAATACGTGGTAAAATATGAATTAAAATCTTCAATTAGGCGCTACATAGTATTAGGTGCATTCGACGGTATTCTACTAAGCTTATCGATTTTGTTGGCTGGTGTGATCTCACACATTAACCTAACCAGTATTTCCTTATCGATATATAGTGGGATAATAGCTACTGCAATTTCATCAACATGGAATGCCCTAGTTGTAGAATTAGGGGAGAAAAAAACTGAATTGGAGAAAATAGAGAAGCAAGTTCTGAAGAGCCTAAAAGGTACTATATATGATTATAGCGCGAAGATAGCCGCAGTCTTAGCTGCTATTGCTCATGGCATTTCTCCATTTGTTGGATTGTTGGTATTTTACTCTTATGTTTATTCTCATGATTCCATGCTATCTTTAAGTGTAGGAATGTTAAGTCTAGCAGTTTTGGGTTTGCTTTATGGTGAGGGAATTAAAGCAAAGATATACACAATGGTTCAGCTAATAGTGGCGGGAATTATTACTGCATTAATTACACTATTAGTTATAAAATAG